CGCGGCGCCAACCATCCGGTGAAAGATTTGACCACCGGAAAAGTTGAAATCACCAGCCAAAACCATGGCTTCCGCATTTTGCCTGATACTTTGCCGCAAGATGCGGAGGTGACCCATGTCAGCCTGTTTGACGGATCAAACGAAGGATTAAGACTGAAGGGTAAGCCTGTGTTTTCAGTGCAATATCACCCCGAAGCATCCCCCGGCCCGCGCGACAGCCATTATCTGTTCCAGCGCTTCGTCGATATGATGAAAAAAGCCGAAAAAACGGAAAAAACAGAACCAGAGGAAAAGGCGGCTTAAAAGCCGCCTTTTTCTTGCCCACATCCGGGATCAAATTGTAAAAACCAATATCCCACGGAGTGTAAAAACATGAAACTGCACGAATTGATGATCCGCCACGGCCATTCGATGTTCCGCTGGCGCAGCTATATTCCCCTGCTCTTTATTGGCCCGCTGCTACTGGCCTTCCGCGAAAGCGCCCATATCGAAGCCATGGTCGGCGATGCCGCCGAAGATGTCTGGGTCCTGTTCTGTTTTATCCTGTCGCTGTCCGGCCTCGCCCTGCGCGCCTTTACGGTTGGATTTGTTCCGGCCGGCACATCCGGGCGCAACGCCAAACAACAGCGCGCCGAAGTTTTGAACACAACAGGCATGTACTCAATTGTTAGAAATCCGCTCTATCTAGCGAACTTTATTATCATTTTGGGCGTCTTGCTTTCCATCAAAGTCTGGTGGCTGGTGGCGCTCGCCTCGCTGGTGTTCTTTGTTTACATGGAACGCATCATCCTGACCGAAGAAAGCTTCCTGCTGGGTAAATTCGGCAAGACCTATAGCGACTGGTGCGAAAAGACCCCGGTGATCCTGCCGAACTTCAAACTGTGGAAACCATCGACGATGACATTTTCGATGAAGACGGTCCTGCGCCGTGAATACCCGGGTCTGCTAGGCATCGGCACCGCCTTCTTCGTCACCGAGATGATTCAGGATCTGGTGTATGAAGGTGAAGCGTTTCGTGAATGGATTGCCGAAGATTATATCTGGCCCATCACCTACGGCATCATTATCGCAACTTGCCTGAGCTTGCGGCACTTGA
The window above is part of the Micavibrio aeruginosavorus ARL-13 genome. Proteins encoded here:
- a CDS encoding methyltransferase family protein; this translates as MKLHELMIRHGHSMFRWRSYIPLLFIGPLLLAFRESAHIEAMVGDAAEDVWVLFCFILSLSGLALRAFTVGFVPAGTSGRNAKQQRAEVLNTTGMYSIVRNPLYLANFIIILGVLLSIKVWWLVALASLVFFVYMERIILTEESFLLGKFGKTYSDWCEKTPVILPNFKLWKPSTMTFSMKTVLRREYPGLLGIGTAFFVTEMIQDLVYEGEAFREWIAEDYIWPITYGIIIATCLSLRHLKKNTDLLKVEGR